The genomic region TTCGACCAGTTCGGTCCGCTGTCGATCCGGCCCTGCCACGGCTCCGGCTGGGCCGGGGAGAAGAAACCGGACCGGCTGCCGGCCACCTATCACCGCACTCACGGTATCCGGTACTTCCACGGCTGCTATTCCCTCGGCGATGACCAGTTGTGGGGCGTGACCCGCCGCCGCAAAGGCGGTGACCACAGCCTCTCGGCGCTGAAGTCGATCCGGGCCGCCCGCCCCGACGGCGCCCCCGTCTACGTGATCATGGACAATTTGTCGGCGAACAAGACCCCGGCCATCCGGACCTGGGCCAGGAAGAACAAGGTCGAGTTGTGCCTGACGCCGACGAGCGCGTCGTGGGCCAACCCGATCGAGGCTCAGTTCGGGCCCCTGCGCAACTTCGTCATGGGCAACTCCAACCACCCCAACCACACCGTCCTGTCCTGGAAGCTTCAGGACTACCTGCGCTGGCGCAACGCCAACGCCCGTCACCCCGACGTCCTGGCCGCCCAGCGCCGCGAACGCGCCAAGGTCCGCAGCGAACGCCAGCAACGCTGGGGCCGACCACGACCCAAAGCCGCCTGATCAAACCCGGCGAACGTTCGTGGCCAACGCACTAGTAGGGCTTGGTCAGATTCGTATCGGTGTGGGCATGTTGCGGTGGCAGGTGGGGCAGGCACCGGTCCAGAGGGCGAGGAGTGTCTGTAGCTCGCGGACGACTTGGTAGAGGCTCAGGCCGGTGCTGGGTCTTTTGGGGCCCGGGCCAGTCGTTGCAGGGTGCAGAAGGCGTGCGCGACGGAGACGAGGGTGACGTGGTGGTGCCAGCCGCCCCAGGTCCGGCCCTCGAAGTGGGCAAGTCCCAGGGCCTGCTTCATCTCCCGGTAGTCGTGCTCGATGCGCCAGCGGAGTTTGGCGAGGCGGACCAGCGTGGTCAGAGGCATGCCGGAGGGCAGGTCGGACAGCCAGAACTGCACCGGCTCGTTCTCACCGGCGGGCCATTCGGCCAGCAGCCAGCACACGGGCAGTTCCGGGCCGTCGGTGGCCTGGCGGACCTCGCGTCCGGCAGGCCGGATGCGCAAGGCCACGAAGCGGGAGTACATCCGCTTACGGCCAAAGCGGCCGGTGCCGGGCCGGGAGCCCTCTCGCCACTGCACCGGCCGGGCAGCCTTCCGGCCCGCCGCGATGACCAGCTCCTTCACCGACCGCGGCTTGTCGGGATACTTGGCCAGCGGCGGGCGTCCCGTCCCGCAGTACGGCCCGGCCACCGGCACCGCGTCGGCGGGCTGGGCCGACAGTGTGGTGGAGATCCCCACCACGTAGTTCAGGCCGCGGGCCTGCAGTCCGTGCCGGAACGCGGCAGCGTCGCCGTATCCGGCGTCCGCGACGGCCAGCGGCACCTCGATCCCCCACGAGCGGGTCTCGTCGAGCATGTCCAGGGCCAGCTGCCACTTCTCCACATGCCCGACATCGTCCGGGATGCCGCAGGCGGTGCGGCGGGCGACCTTGTCCGCATCGGCCTCCGGTGAGGCGGGATCCCATGTCCGGGGCAGGAACAGCCGCCAGTTGACCGCCGCCGAGGCGTGGTCGGACGCGAGGTGGAGTGAGACGCCGACCTGGCAGTTGGTGACCTTGCCCGCGGTGCCGGTGTACTGCCGCGACACGCATGCCGAGGCCATCCCGTCCTTGAGGAACCCGGTGTCGTCGAAGATGAGGGCCTTGGGCCCGATCGTCTCCTCCATCCGCCAGGCGAGCTGGGCCCGGATGTGCGCCGGGTCCCAGGGGCTGGTGGTGATGAAGTTGGCCAGTGCCTGACGATTGCCGTCCTCCCCGAGCCGGGCGGCCATCGGCTCGACCGACTTACGCTGCCCGTCGGTCAGCAGCCCCCGCACATAAACCTGCCCCCACCGGCGCTGATCCTTGCGCGCGAACGGCTCGAACACCTCCGCCGCGAACGTCTCCAACTCACCACGCACCACAGCAATCTCGTCCGGAGTCACACACTCTCAACGCCACACCGGGCCCGCAGGACACGCACCACAACAACCGACCTGACCAAGCCCTACTAGTGCGTTGGCCACGAACGTTCGCCGGGTTTGATCAGGCGGCTTTGGGTCGTGGTCGGCCCCAGCGTTGCTGGCGTTCGCTGCGGACCTTGGCGCGTTCGCGGCGCTGGGCGGCCAGGACGTCGGGGTGACGGGCGTTGGCGTTGCGCCAGCGCAGGTAGTCCTGAAGCTTCCAGGACAGGACGGTGTGGTTGGGGTGGTTGGAGTTGCCCATGACGAAGTTGCGCAGGGGCCCGAACTGAGCCTCGATCGGGTTGGCCCACGACGCGCTCGTCGGCGTCAGGCACAACTCGACCTTGTTCTTCCTGGCCCAGGTCCGGATGGCCGGGGTCTTGTTCGCCGACAAATTGTCCATGATCACGTAGACGGGGGCGCCGTCGGGGCGGGCGGCCCGGATCGACTTCAGCGCCGAGAGGCTGTGGTCACCGCCTTTGCGGCGGCGGGTCACGCCCCACAACTGGTCATCGCCGAGGGAATAGCAGCCGTGGAAGTACCGGATACCGTGAGTGCGGTGATAGGTGGCCGGCAGCCGGTCCGGTTTCTTCTCCCCGGCCCAGCCGGAGCCGTGGCAGGGCCGGATCGACAGCGGACCGAACTGGTCGAACGCGAAGCACCGGTCCAGGAAACGGCTGGTCACGTGCTCGATGCGGTCGAGTTTGGCGTCCTTGTCGGGATCCCTGGACTCCTTCCAGGTGCGGGTCCGCTGAAACGAGATCCCGTGCTCGCGCAGGATCTGCCGCAGTCGTTCCCGGCCGACCTTCACCGTCCGGACCCGGTTGCGGGCCAGGTACTCGGTGAGCTTGCGAAGGCTCCAGTGCGTGAACGGGCGTCCCAGCGTGACTGGGCGGGTCCTGGCCGTCGCGATGATGAACTCGCGTTCGTCATCGCTGATCAGGCGGGGACGGCCTCCCGCCCACCGAGGGTCCAGCGCGGCCAGGCCCTTCTCGTTGAACGCATGGATCACGTCCCGGACGGTGTCCTCGTGCGCGGCGGCCAGCCGTGCGATCGCCGCCACGGGAGTGCCCGACGCCGACGCCATGATGATCAGTGCCCGACGGACCCGTACGGACTCATGGCGGCCCCGCCGGACGATCTGCTGCAGTCTCTGGCCCTCTTGATCAGTCAACCGCCGTGCTCTGACCGGCTCTGCCATGCATGACCTCACTCCCCACGACAACCACGTCGCTATCGAGAGTGAGACTGACAGACCCAGGCACCCCGGACATCGACCGGCGTATCACCAGACCCGGCGAACGTTCGTGGCCAACGCACTAGCCCACAGGCTCGGCACGACACCCGCAGAGGTCTCCGTCCGCACCGGCCTGGTACCCCGCACCCGCCCGGGCCTGCCCACCCGGCTGCCGCTGGGGCTCCTGTACCACCTAGATGAATGAGTCCAAGGGATGGCCTGCGGACATGAGACGAGGGCGTCCAATGTCAGTGTGTGAAGACAGACCTGGACACCCTCGCAACGGCACTCTATGCCCGGATCGACGACGAGTTGAAGGCTTCGCCGTGGCTGGCCCCGTACCGGCCCGCCGTCGGGATCGCGCCCACGCTCAGTG from Streptomyces sp. NBC_00878 harbors:
- a CDS encoding IS630 family transposase, which gives rise to MAEPVRARRLTDQEGQRLQQIVRRGRHESVRVRRALIIMASASGTPVAAIARLAAAHEDTVRDVIHAFNEKGLAALDPRWAGGRPRLISDDEREFIIATARTRPVTLGRPFTHWSLRKLTEYLARNRVRTVKVGRERLRQILREHGISFQRTRTWKESRDPDKDAKLDRIEHVTSRFLDRCFAFDQFGPLSIRPCHGSGWAGEKKPDRLPATYHRTHGIRYFHGCYSLGDDQLWGVTRRRKGGDHSLSALKSIRAARPDGAPVYVIMDNLSANKTPAIRTWARKNKVELCLTPTSASWANPIEAQFGPLRNFVMGNSNHPNHTVLSWKLQDYLRWRNANARHPDVLAAQRRERAKVRSERQQRWGRPRPKAA
- a CDS encoding IS701 family transposase, with translation MTPDEIAVVRGELETFAAEVFEPFARKDQRRWGQVYVRGLLTDGQRKSVEPMAARLGEDGNRQALANFITTSPWDPAHIRAQLAWRMEETIGPKALIFDDTGFLKDGMASACVSRQYTGTAGKVTNCQVGVSLHLASDHASAAVNWRLFLPRTWDPASPEADADKVARRTACGIPDDVGHVEKWQLALDMLDETRSWGIEVPLAVADAGYGDAAAFRHGLQARGLNYVVGISTTLSAQPADAVPVAGPYCGTGRPPLAKYPDKPRSVKELVIAAGRKAARPVQWREGSRPGTGRFGRKRMYSRFVALRIRPAGREVRQATDGPELPVCWLLAEWPAGENEPVQFWLSDLPSGMPLTTLVRLAKLRWRIEHDYREMKQALGLAHFEGRTWGGWHHHVTLVSVAHAFCTLQRLARAPKDPAPA
- a CDS encoding IS630 family transposase, which gives rise to MAEPVRARRLTDQEGQRLQQIVRRGRHESVRVRRALIIMASASGTPVAAIARLAAAHEDTVRDVIHAFNEKGLAALDPRWAGGRPRLISDDEREFIIATARTRPVTLGRPFTHWSLRKLTEYLARNRVRTVKVGRERLRQILREHGISFQRTRTWKESRDPDKDAKLDRIEHVTSRFLDRCFAFDQFGPLSIRPCHGSGWAGEKKPDRLPATYHRTHGIRYFHGCYSLGDDQLWGVTRRRKGGDHSLSALKSIRAARPDGAPVYVIMDNLSANKTPAIRTWARKNKVELCLTPTSASWANPIEAQFGPLRNFVMGNSNHPNHTVLSWKLQDYLRWRNANARHPDVLAAQRRERAKVRSERQQRWGRPRPKAA